Below is a window of Candidatus Omnitrophota bacterium DNA.
TACGGATTGGTCATCGCCCTCCCGGGCTTGATAGGAATCGGCGTGATCCAGCGGCAGATACGCAAGGTCGAGTTAGTCCATGCCGTCCGGAAAATTGAAATAGGGAGAGCCCAATGAGTGTGAGGCAGGGATTGAGCTCTCTCTGGGGGGCAGAAGAACGCGTGGAGATCCAGCTTTCGCCGCTCATCGATATGATGTTCCTCCTGCTGATTTTCTTTTTGGTGGCAGCGGTCTTTGTGGAGCAGAGCGGAATCGAGGTGCAGCGCCCGCTGGCCGCAACTGCGCAGCCTCTCCGGGCAGCCAGCGTGTATTTAAGCGTGACTGCGGACGGCCGTGTTTTGTATGGAGACCGCAATGTGGGAATTAACGGGGTCAGGGGATTGGTCTCGCGATTAATGGAAAGCGATAAGCGTTCCGTGGTCCTGGTGGCGGACCGCCGCAGTTCAAGCGGAACCTTGATCGAAGTCTTGGACGAGTGCCGGGCAGCGGGCGCCACTGAAATCAGCGTGGCAGCGGAGAAGCGATGAAGATGCGTTGGCAGATCTGGAGCTTGAGCGGAATTCTGACATTGCTCATCTTTGTGGCCCTGCCTCTTTCCGAGAGTGTGGGCACGGCCCCGGTGATTCCGGAACCGGTGCGCTCCATTGAGGTGATGCGCTTGCCGGACATGAGCCTGCAGTCTGCGGCAAGCGTGCCGGGTGTGGTCACTCCTGCGGACTTCTCCAAGATCCCCCCCGGTTTGCCCCCGGACCCGGTCCCGGGATTCGAGATGCCCGCACCTTCTGCATTTCCTGTAATTTCCAAGCGCAAAACCCGGTGGGGTTCTGTTCCGGGCTCAGAGCTCGCGGAATGGGATTTTCCGGTCATGGGCGGATCTTCTTTAGAATGGGATCACGGACCGCAGCTCTTAATGATGGTGGACCCTTTGTACCCGGAACTTTTCAGGAATCAAGGTCTGGAGGGAGAGGTCCTGCTTCAGGCGCGCGTGGATGCCCAGGGACAGGTGCATCAAATTGAGATTCTGCGCTCCGATTTGCCTGCAGCCTTTGAACAGAGGGCAGTGCGTGCCTTGTCTCAAGCCCGGTTCAGGCCCGGGAGGCAGGGAGG
It encodes the following:
- a CDS encoding biopolymer transporter ExbD; translated protein: MSVRQGLSSLWGAEERVEIQLSPLIDMMFLLLIFFLVAAVFVEQSGIEVQRPLAATAQPLRAASVYLSVTADGRVLYGDRNVGINGVRGLVSRLMESDKRSVVLVADRRSSSGTLIEVLDECRAAGATEISVAAEKR
- a CDS encoding energy transducer TonB, whose protein sequence is MKMRWQIWSLSGILTLLIFVALPLSESVGTAPVIPEPVRSIEVMRLPDMSLQSAASVPGVVTPADFSKIPPGLPPDPVPGFEMPAPSAFPVISKRKTRWGSVPGSELAEWDFPVMGGSSLEWDHGPQLLMMVDPLYPELFRNQGLEGEVLLQARVDAQGQVHQIEILRSDLPAAFEQRAVRALSQARFRPGRQGGEAVAASVILPVRFYLEENFR